A genomic segment from Leptospira kirschneri serovar Cynopteri str. 3522 CT encodes:
- a CDS encoding undecaprenyl-phosphate glucose phosphotransferase: protein MLKERSQTFKLIFTILDFSNALFSGVLAFVFRFYFLDENGTDRRYVDIESYIFLFFLLAFFQVIVFIAIDLYHPRRGLSFIDEFLTIVSGVFLNLVLVLAVLFFFRGDLGSERFSRYVVLAFAVINILTSSILHYTARIILRILRRKGYNLRSVLVVGVSETSKRFNDAVIKHGIYGYKILGFVQTKSVKPVGKEMKVIGKIEKISHILEKERPDLVVYTLESSEGDYLKEVLDACDHEGIDLKIVPGFQEFIKARGRVEEMEGLPVISIRNIPIRLGYNKFIKRIFDLTFSILFILFFSPFYLLMALLVKLTSFGPVFYYQERVGLDNKKFKMIKFRTMVVQAKTQSETTWTVQNDPRVTSVGRILRKLSLDETPQFFNVLFGDMSVVGPRPERPHFVEKFKNDHKHYMRRHAVKAGITGLAQVKGLRGDTSIEDRIAADIYYIENWSIWLDLKIILLTPFKGIMDKNAY, encoded by the coding sequence ATGTTAAAGGAAAGAAGTCAAACATTCAAGCTGATATTTACGATATTAGATTTTTCAAATGCTTTATTTAGCGGTGTTTTGGCGTTCGTTTTTAGATTTTATTTTTTAGACGAAAATGGAACAGATAGACGTTATGTAGATATTGAAAGTTATATATTCCTTTTCTTTTTATTAGCTTTTTTTCAAGTGATTGTGTTCATTGCGATCGATCTTTATCATCCAAGAAGAGGTCTTTCCTTTATAGACGAATTTTTGACGATCGTAAGCGGGGTATTCCTCAATCTTGTATTAGTGCTCGCCGTTTTATTCTTTTTTAGAGGAGACTTAGGAAGCGAACGGTTTTCCAGATATGTAGTACTTGCCTTTGCGGTAATCAACATTCTGACCTCTAGTATTCTTCATTATACCGCTAGAATCATTTTGCGTATTCTTCGTAGAAAAGGATACAATCTAAGAAGTGTATTGGTTGTAGGTGTTTCTGAAACTTCAAAACGTTTTAACGACGCGGTCATCAAACACGGAATATACGGTTATAAGATTTTAGGATTTGTTCAAACAAAAAGTGTAAAACCGGTCGGTAAAGAAATGAAAGTGATCGGTAAGATCGAAAAGATCTCGCACATTTTAGAAAAGGAAAGACCCGATCTAGTGGTTTATACTCTGGAATCTTCGGAAGGGGATTATTTAAAAGAAGTTTTGGACGCGTGTGATCACGAAGGAATTGATCTGAAGATCGTTCCCGGTTTTCAGGAATTCATCAAAGCTCGTGGAAGAGTAGAAGAAATGGAAGGTCTTCCTGTAATTTCGATCCGGAACATTCCGATTCGATTAGGATATAATAAATTCATAAAGCGAATTTTCGATCTAACCTTTTCGATTCTTTTCATTTTGTTTTTTTCTCCGTTTTATCTATTGATGGCCTTACTCGTAAAACTGACTTCTTTTGGTCCGGTATTTTATTATCAGGAAAGAGTAGGGTTGGATAATAAAAAATTTAAAATGATTAAGTTTAGAACGATGGTAGTTCAAGCTAAAACTCAATCCGAAACGACTTGGACGGTTCAGAACGATCCTAGGGTTACGAGTGTGGGAAGAATTCTACGCAAACTTTCTTTAGATGAAACTCCTCAGTTTTTTAACGTTTTATTTGGGGATATGTCAGTTGTTGGGCCTAGACCGGAACGTCCTCATTTTGTAGAGAAGTTTAAAAACGATCATAAACATTATATGAGAAGGCACGCGGTTAAGGCGGGAATTACAGGACTCGCGCAGGTCAAAGGTTTGAGAGGAGATACTTCGATCGAAGATAGAATCGCTGCGGATATTTATTATATTGAAAACTGGTCTATTTGGCTGGATTTGAAGATTATTCTACTGACTCCTTTTAAAGGAATCATGGACAAAAACGCATACTAA
- a CDS encoding LPS-assembly protein LptD — protein sequence MPLRLILILSLLLIKIPIYAQSTDEQTLRLLTGAGSDSSSGDDKKLAILRAKNRLLGKSIDTLPDREVDDLLLSLGLTRDGSLFTRRKRLRAALEEPLPVAVDPMVQLPQTKKALPISIENASEGELLQVDKNKSGVLVLRGRVRLKLRSGSLEAETITVDSERQEIYAEGGIVYKDGRAIVEGDKFIYDFRLEKGVVYKTKGTFSPAHFIGEKLKKLDDKRYALEMGYFTICNAEKPHYSFKVNKLYIYEDKTVMATNVRYQVGGTTVLWLPFLYNSNLGNGWIAQAGKNNTQGLFLQTSYQWSTIPTFPLAPMGYKFRADFYEKTGQAFHMEMWNQSPALNYLIDIAYANHRRYQTTTAYEDRFHNFGVGTTAVTNQVDRGALYSADPNAPLRNIGPDVEPWWKGRILLNSKTNNTEKDVTRNISLQYENYTDRLFDYEYGNRYEPANTLQSLYTARNVRMGFIRNTLEWKLDYTENRGDLSINIGMKRNLLYYILNPADKSGYFPTVDTIPTTTIRNSSEIGRIPYFNSAVYWDVFLNNTILRYYGAPIRENLKIPTLDGSFQDPWGSYKENVFRTQYFTQGESGLRTTLNFGSYLAFTPNAFFGAKKQSANVRNNTAVTGVTDNAFTSLERYLARESYEYLRTSSNLRFGIPLLFFNTTYRKTEIYKPELQDPILGKTRQHELELSLESYALENFEISIRTIRDLRTFSDEYKPQPTDAERWYFTVARFSGYFDFLDGLRPKRVSLLERKRSFYSGLFLNNDYVHHNPKAKPLYNSLTASYKMGGFTLPLVRLIRELELGGTWYHVYNSPILDGYRVFVKANVDFTRYLGIEAELDSRVSQPWRYTNQVGNTYDTFYYGNDPTMSVATINLDRTSLQKDLLDGTGVNGNGARQNTALNINRFMGTIKYNLHTANFRLGYSMDLRSVPGGRTDGLVSFYDQSVFFSISITDFTLGQQDSSELTRVRLFRFRKRPFQAGDSTGISSENP from the coding sequence CCTCTCCGTCTGATTCTGATTTTATCTTTACTGCTGATTAAGATTCCTATCTATGCTCAGTCTACGGATGAACAGACTCTTCGTTTACTTACGGGGGCTGGATCGGATTCCTCCTCCGGTGATGATAAAAAATTAGCCATACTCAGAGCTAAAAACCGTCTCCTCGGTAAATCTATAGATACACTTCCGGATAGAGAAGTAGACGATCTTTTACTTTCTTTAGGACTTACTCGGGATGGTTCTTTGTTCACTCGAAGAAAACGCTTACGAGCTGCTCTGGAGGAACCTCTTCCGGTAGCAGTAGATCCAATGGTCCAACTTCCACAAACTAAAAAGGCGCTTCCTATTTCTATTGAAAACGCTTCGGAAGGAGAACTTCTTCAAGTGGATAAAAATAAGTCCGGGGTTTTAGTTCTTCGCGGTAGAGTTCGTTTAAAACTACGTTCGGGATCTTTAGAAGCGGAAACGATCACGGTCGATAGCGAAAGACAGGAAATTTATGCAGAAGGTGGGATCGTCTATAAGGATGGTAGGGCGATTGTAGAAGGTGATAAGTTTATCTACGATTTTCGTTTAGAAAAAGGGGTGGTCTATAAAACAAAAGGTACTTTTTCTCCGGCTCATTTTATTGGAGAAAAACTCAAAAAACTGGATGATAAACGTTATGCGTTAGAGATGGGTTATTTTACAATTTGTAACGCTGAAAAACCTCACTATTCCTTTAAGGTAAATAAACTTTATATCTATGAGGATAAAACCGTGATGGCGACTAACGTTCGTTATCAAGTTGGAGGTACGACCGTTCTTTGGCTGCCATTTTTATACAATAGCAATTTAGGAAACGGATGGATTGCTCAAGCGGGTAAAAACAACACACAAGGATTATTTTTACAAACTTCGTATCAATGGTCTACAATTCCTACCTTTCCGTTGGCTCCTATGGGTTATAAATTTAGAGCGGATTTTTACGAAAAAACGGGCCAGGCGTTTCATATGGAGATGTGGAATCAAAGCCCTGCTTTGAATTATCTAATTGATATAGCCTATGCCAATCATAGAAGGTATCAAACCACTACCGCTTACGAGGATCGTTTTCATAATTTCGGAGTGGGTACAACCGCGGTTACAAATCAAGTGGATCGAGGTGCTCTTTATTCGGCTGACCCAAATGCTCCTCTTAGAAATATCGGACCGGACGTAGAACCTTGGTGGAAGGGTAGAATACTTTTAAATTCTAAAACGAACAATACGGAAAAAGACGTTACCCGAAACATCAGTCTACAATACGAAAATTATACGGACAGGCTTTTTGATTACGAATACGGAAATCGATACGAACCTGCAAATACATTACAATCTCTTTATACTGCTAGAAACGTTCGTATGGGTTTTATCCGTAACACATTAGAATGGAAATTGGATTATACGGAAAATAGAGGGGATCTTTCTATCAATATAGGAATGAAACGAAATCTTCTCTATTATATATTAAATCCTGCGGATAAGTCCGGATATTTTCCTACGGTCGACACGATACCTACTACTACGATTCGAAATTCTTCCGAAATTGGAAGAATTCCTTATTTTAATTCAGCGGTTTATTGGGACGTTTTTCTAAATAATACAATTCTAAGATACTACGGGGCTCCGATCCGTGAAAATTTGAAAATTCCCACTCTGGACGGTTCTTTTCAAGACCCTTGGGGAAGTTATAAAGAAAACGTATTTAGAACTCAGTATTTTACTCAGGGTGAATCCGGACTTAGGACCACTCTCAATTTTGGAAGTTATTTGGCATTTACCCCAAACGCTTTTTTCGGAGCTAAAAAACAATCTGCAAACGTTAGGAATAATACTGCGGTGACTGGTGTTACGGATAACGCGTTTACTTCTTTGGAAAGGTATCTTGCAAGAGAATCTTACGAATACCTAAGAACCTCTTCTAACTTAAGGTTTGGAATCCCACTTTTATTTTTTAATACCACCTATCGAAAAACTGAAATATATAAACCGGAACTACAGGATCCTATTTTAGGTAAAACCAGACAACATGAACTGGAACTTTCTTTGGAAAGTTATGCTTTAGAAAATTTTGAAATATCCATCCGAACCATAAGAGACTTAAGAACTTTTTCTGACGAGTACAAACCTCAGCCTACGGATGCAGAAAGATGGTATTTTACGGTTGCTCGATTTTCTGGATATTTTGACTTTTTGGATGGATTACGGCCTAAACGAGTTTCCTTATTGGAAAGAAAAAGAAGTTTTTATTCCGGTTTGTTTCTAAATAATGATTATGTACATCACAATCCAAAAGCAAAACCACTTTACAACAGTTTGACGGCTTCTTATAAGATGGGAGGTTTTACACTTCCTTTAGTACGTTTGATTCGTGAACTGGAATTAGGTGGAACCTGGTATCACGTTTATAACAGTCCAATTTTAGATGGTTATAGAGTATTCGTAAAAGCGAATGTAGATTTTACTCGGTATTTAGGAATTGAGGCGGAATTGGATTCTAGAGTTAGTCAACCTTGGAGATATACAAATCAGGTTGGTAATACATACGATACTTTCTATTACGGAAACGATCCTACCATGTCTGTCGCCACGATCAATTTAGATCGAACTTCTCTTCAAAAAGATTTGTTAGACGGAACTGGAGTTAATGGAAACGGTGCAAGACAAAACACGGCTCTAAATATCAATCGATTTATGGGAACGATTAAATACAATCTTCATACTGCCAACTTTAGGTTAGGATATAGTATGGATCTACGTTCGGTTCCTGGAGGAAGAACGGACGGACTTGTTTCCTTTTATGATCAATCCGTATTTTTCTCGATTTCGATCACAGATTTTACTTTGGGACAACAAGATTCTTCGGAGTTGACCAGAGTTCGTTTGTTTAGATTCCGAAAGCGTCCTTTCCAAGCGGGGGACAGCACTGGAATTTCTTCGGAGAACCCTTGA